From a region of the Thermosulfurimonas sp. F29 genome:
- a CDS encoding PAS domain-containing sensor histidine kinase, which yields MASDLEFYKAVLDLFPGMVSVVSPEFRVLYANEALKRRCGENPEGKLCYEAFHDLKEPCPWCKKDEVLRTKKIFLREVFSPKDHRWYEIRSAAFKAGKSWGYLSVILDITEKKELEQKLNKQIEFYTRILHENPILILFSREGKISFVNRTFEKITGIKPEEVQGHGIFDTIVPEEDLESWKKHCEEVQRGIFKAGVELPIKTAKGNKRYLLWNCMQVEDPEGGPIIIGMAVDITRQKELFEQYLQAQKMESLGRFTGVLLHELNNLFMALQGYLGVAKLRLSEPEALRGYLEKMEGLIERWRNMSRDLLAFARRSPGGTEILDLAEFLHRQAETLKHLLGSKIQLHLEVPERGLRVRINGVHLQQILLNLAANSREAMPEGGEIRLRLEKVTLSEETVALLGIQAGDYALLTFEDNGPGIAPEIIPHIFEPYFTTKEEGTGLGLATVYSLVKQYQGHVAVYSTPGKGATFKIYLPLTDEDDRKKLEVSGVEILVVEEDPDLLEIIEEMMRSLGYKPYVARSFSEARELLDYGLRPEVLFSDFELKNESTRDFFREMKERFPELRFIIATSYQENVVRKTLSGMKNLYYIHKPFTLEELRNILEKAAPGV from the coding sequence ATGGCTTCCGATCTTGAATTTTACAAAGCGGTCCTGGACCTCTTCCCGGGTATGGTCTCGGTGGTATCTCCGGAGTTTCGAGTCCTCTATGCTAACGAGGCCCTAAAAAGACGCTGCGGAGAAAACCCGGAGGGTAAACTCTGCTACGAGGCCTTTCACGACCTCAAAGAACCCTGCCCCTGGTGTAAAAAGGACGAAGTCCTCCGAACCAAAAAGATCTTCTTGCGGGAAGTGTTCAGTCCCAAAGACCATCGCTGGTACGAAATCAGAAGTGCGGCTTTTAAAGCAGGGAAAAGCTGGGGCTATCTTTCGGTTATCCTGGATATTACGGAAAAGAAAGAGCTTGAACAAAAATTAAACAAACAAATCGAATTTTATACCAGGATACTTCACGAAAATCCTATTCTCATCCTATTTAGCCGCGAAGGGAAAATCTCCTTTGTCAACCGGACATTCGAAAAGATAACCGGTATCAAACCGGAGGAAGTTCAGGGACATGGCATATTCGATACGATTGTCCCGGAAGAGGACCTGGAATCCTGGAAAAAACATTGCGAGGAGGTCCAGCGCGGAATATTCAAGGCGGGGGTGGAGCTTCCAATTAAAACCGCAAAAGGGAACAAAAGGTATCTTCTCTGGAACTGCATGCAGGTGGAGGATCCGGAGGGGGGCCCCATCATCATAGGGATGGCCGTGGACATCACCCGGCAGAAGGAGCTCTTCGAACAGTACCTTCAGGCCCAGAAGATGGAAAGCCTGGGGCGTTTCACCGGGGTGCTTCTTCACGAGTTGAACAACCTCTTCATGGCCCTTCAGGGATACCTGGGAGTGGCCAAGCTGCGCCTTTCCGAGCCGGAGGCCCTGCGGGGGTATCTGGAGAAAATGGAGGGCCTCATCGAGCGCTGGCGCAACATGAGCCGGGACCTTCTGGCCTTTGCCCGGCGCTCGCCCGGAGGAACCGAAATACTCGATCTAGCCGAATTTCTTCACCGTCAGGCCGAAACCCTGAAACATCTTTTGGGTTCTAAGATCCAACTCCACCTGGAGGTTCCGGAAAGGGGACTTCGCGTAAGGATAAACGGAGTTCACCTTCAGCAGATCCTTCTTAATCTTGCGGCCAACTCCCGGGAGGCCATGCCGGAGGGGGGAGAGATCCGGCTTCGTCTCGAAAAAGTGACCCTCTCCGAGGAAACCGTGGCCCTTCTCGGAATTCAGGCCGGAGATTACGCCCTTCTCACCTTTGAGGATAACGGGCCGGGAATCGCCCCCGAGATCATACCGCACATCTTTGAACCTTACTTCACCACCAAGGAAGAGGGCACCGGTCTGGGGCTGGCCACGGTCTATTCCCTGGTCAAACAATACCAGGGACATGTGGCCGTCTACAGCACCCCGGGAAAGGGTGCCACCTTCAAGATTTATCTTCCCCTTACCGACGAAGATGATCGAAAAAAACTGGAGGTATCCGGAGTAGAAATTCTGGTAGTGGAGGAAGACCCGGATCTCCTGGAAATTATAGAAGAAATGATGCGTTCTCTGGGGTACAAGCCTTATGTGGCTCGGAGCTTTTCCGAAGCCCGGGAACTACTGGATTACGGACTCCGTCCGGAAGTACTCTTTTCGGACTTCGAGCTCAAAAATGAAAGCACCAGGGATTTTTTCAGAGAAATGAAAGAACGCTTTCCTGAGCTGAGGTTCATCATCGCTACCTCTTACCAGGAAAATGTGGTGCGCAAAACCCTTTCCGGAATGAAGAATCTTTACTATATTCACAAGCCCTTCACCCTGGAGGAATTAAGAAATATCCTGGAAAAGGCTGCTCCAGGTGTGTGA
- a CDS encoding tyrosine recombinase XerC, translating to MCEDILRAFLSYLKDEKNYSGHTLRAYRRDLEEYLAFLSGPPEEAELSDLRAFVIQLRRRVSPRTVARKLSAIKSFYRFLLRKGFLRETTLLALPGPRLSRDLPRVLTVDEALALVETPPGKDFLGLRDRAALELLYGAGLRAAEACGLRLGDLNLEVRLLRVRGKGRRERLVPLGRKSVAVLREYLSARKSFLDSLQRENDHLLLNCRGEPLSTRSLQRIVKRYASVLGLSGVHPHVLRHSFATHLLESGADLRSIQEMLGHSRLTTTERYTHLDFGHLARVYDRAHPRALAKKPQCDKD from the coding sequence GTGTGTGAGGATATTCTGCGGGCCTTCCTATCCTACCTCAAAGACGAGAAGAACTACTCCGGCCACACCCTTCGGGCCTATCGTCGGGACCTTGAGGAATACCTGGCCTTTCTTTCCGGTCCCCCGGAGGAGGCCGAACTTTCCGACCTCCGGGCCTTTGTGATCCAACTGCGTCGTCGGGTCTCCCCCCGCACGGTGGCCCGCAAGCTTTCGGCCATCAAGAGTTTCTATCGTTTTCTTTTGCGAAAGGGGTTTTTGCGGGAGACCACCCTCCTGGCCCTTCCGGGACCCAGACTTTCCCGGGATCTTCCCCGGGTGCTCACCGTGGACGAGGCCCTGGCCCTCGTGGAAACGCCCCCCGGGAAAGACTTTCTCGGGCTCAGGGATCGGGCCGCGCTGGAGCTCCTTTACGGCGCCGGGCTTCGCGCCGCGGAGGCCTGCGGACTCCGGCTCGGAGACCTTAATCTGGAGGTTCGCCTCCTGCGCGTCCGCGGAAAGGGCCGAAGGGAACGTCTCGTGCCCCTCGGACGCAAGAGCGTAGCGGTGCTCAGGGAATATCTTTCCGCCCGAAAGAGCTTCCTGGACTCCCTCCAGCGGGAAAACGACCACCTCCTCCTGAATTGCCGCGGCGAACCTCTTTCCACCAGGAGCCTCCAGCGGATCGTTAAGAGGTACGCGTCCGTCCTGGGGCTTTCCGGGGTGCATCCGCATGTCCTCCGGCATTCCTTCGCCACGCACCTTCTCGAGTCCGGAGCGGACCTGAGAAGCATCCAGGAAATGCTGGGACACAGCCGTCTTACCACCACCGAACGCTACACCCATCTCGACTTCGGGCACCTGGCCCGGGTTTACGACCGGGCTCATCCCCGCGCCCTTGCCAAAAAGCCCCAGTGTGATAAGGATTAA
- the hslV gene encoding ATP-dependent protease subunit HslV, whose protein sequence is MLKGTTVVAVRRGGRVVLAADGQVTLGDTVIKHGARKVRRLYKGQVLVGFAGSTADALTLFERLEKKLELYSGHLVRAAVELAKDWRTDKLLRRLEALLIACDRDNILLISGAGDVIEPDEEVLAIGSGGPMALAAAKALLRRTELSAREIAEEALRIAGEICVYTNQNITVEEL, encoded by the coding sequence ATGTTAAAGGGAACCACGGTGGTGGCGGTGCGCCGGGGCGGGCGGGTGGTGCTGGCCGCCGACGGGCAGGTCACCCTGGGCGATACGGTGATCAAACACGGGGCCCGTAAGGTGCGCCGCCTTTACAAGGGACAGGTGCTGGTGGGGTTTGCCGGATCCACGGCCGACGCCCTCACCCTTTTCGAACGGCTGGAGAAGAAGCTCGAACTTTACAGCGGGCACCTGGTCCGCGCGGCCGTGGAGCTGGCCAAAGACTGGCGCACCGACAAGCTCCTCCGGCGGCTCGAGGCCCTTCTCATAGCCTGCGACCGGGACAACATCCTCCTCATCTCCGGGGCCGGGGATGTGATCGAACCCGACGAGGAGGTCCTGGCCATAGGTTCCGGAGGGCCCATGGCTCTGGCCGCGGCCAAGGCCCTCCTGCGGCGAACCGAACTTTCGGCCCGGGAGATCGCCGAGGAGGCCCTGCGGATCGCCGGTGAAATCTGCGTCTACACCAACCAGAACATTACCGTAGAGGAGCTATGA
- the hslU gene encoding ATP-dependent protease ATPase subunit HslU, whose product MKALTPREIVSELDKYIVGQQEAKKAVAIALRNRWRRQQVPPPLRDEIYPKNIIMIGPTGVGKTEIARRLARLSGSPFLKVEATKFTEVGYVGRDVESMIRDLTHIAVQMVKAEEEERVRERARRLAEERVLDLLVPPTPQRPEGDSETREKFRRMLRDGKLDDRYVELEVETRPPAPMVEVFAASGLEEIEQQLREMMSTLFPRKQKRRRVKVREALEILTKTEAEKLIDMEKVTREAIRRTETSGIIFIDEIDKIASRGEGHGPDVSREGVQRDLLPIVEGTTVNTRYGMVRTDHILFIASGAFHVAKPSDLIPELQGRFPIRVELKPLTREDFVRILTEPENALVKQYKALLSTEGVELEFTRDGLEEIARIAYEVNERTENIGARRLYTVMEKLLEEISFSAPDIAPTRVVINGDYVREKLSEIATDLDLSRFIL is encoded by the coding sequence ATGAAGGCCTTAACCCCCAGAGAAATCGTTTCCGAACTGGACAAGTACATCGTGGGGCAGCAGGAGGCCAAGAAGGCCGTGGCCATTGCGCTGCGGAATCGCTGGCGCCGTCAGCAGGTCCCCCCGCCGCTCCGGGACGAGATCTATCCCAAAAACATCATCATGATCGGACCCACGGGGGTGGGGAAGACCGAAATCGCCAGGCGTCTGGCCCGGCTCTCGGGTTCCCCCTTTCTCAAGGTGGAGGCCACCAAGTTTACCGAGGTGGGATATGTGGGACGCGATGTGGAATCCATGATCCGTGATCTCACCCACATCGCGGTACAGATGGTCAAGGCCGAGGAGGAAGAGCGGGTGCGGGAACGGGCCCGCCGGCTGGCCGAGGAGCGGGTGCTGGACCTTCTGGTACCTCCCACGCCTCAGCGCCCGGAGGGAGACAGTGAGACCCGCGAAAAGTTTCGCCGCATGCTCCGGGACGGAAAGCTGGACGATCGCTATGTGGAGCTAGAGGTGGAGACCCGGCCCCCGGCTCCCATGGTGGAGGTGTTCGCCGCCTCCGGTCTTGAGGAGATCGAGCAGCAACTCCGGGAGATGATGAGCACCCTCTTCCCCCGGAAACAGAAGCGTCGGCGGGTTAAGGTGCGCGAGGCCCTGGAAATCCTTACCAAGACCGAGGCCGAAAAGCTCATCGACATGGAGAAGGTGACGCGGGAGGCCATCCGGCGCACCGAAACCAGCGGGATCATCTTCATAGACGAGATCGACAAGATTGCCAGCCGCGGCGAGGGACACGGCCCGGATGTGTCCCGGGAAGGGGTGCAGCGGGATTTGCTCCCCATCGTGGAGGGCACCACGGTGAACACCCGCTACGGCATGGTCCGCACGGATCACATCCTCTTCATCGCCAGCGGGGCCTTCCATGTGGCCAAACCCTCGGACCTCATCCCCGAACTCCAGGGCCGTTTCCCCATCCGGGTGGAGCTGAAGCCCCTGACCCGGGAGGACTTCGTGCGCATCCTCACCGAACCGGAAAACGCCCTGGTCAAGCAGTACAAGGCCCTCCTTTCTACCGAGGGGGTGGAGCTGGAATTCACCCGGGACGGGCTTGAGGAGATCGCCAGGATTGCCTACGAGGTGAACGAGCGCACGGAGAACATAGGCGCCCGGCGGCTTTACACGGTAATGGAAAAACTTCTGGAGGAGATCTCCTTTTCCGCTCCGGACATCGCTCCCACCCGGGTGGTAATCAACGGCGATTATGTGCGGGAAAAACTCTCGGAGATCGCCACCGACCTGGATCTCTCGAGGTTCATTCTCTAA
- a CDS encoding MBL fold metallo-hydrolase, giving the protein MARIVFLGTAGARYVVARQLRASGGVYIEADGTRLVLDPGPGTLVYLAREKIRVEKLTGLIVTHVHLDHSADLNILVDALTEGGLKRRGTVFIPREGLYGENAVLLPYLRPYLERVEILLPQQEYRLGEIAFRTSVRHHHPAETYGVVLELSGKRVGFVVDTLYFRGLIESYRDCDVLIFNVVRYRPHPSPQVQHLCVANVKEMIQELRPERAVLTHFGMTMIRANPKQVAQKLSRETGIPVSAAYDGMVLEI; this is encoded by the coding sequence ATGGCGCGAATAGTGTTTCTGGGGACGGCGGGGGCCCGGTATGTGGTGGCCCGGCAACTGCGGGCCTCGGGAGGCGTGTACATCGAGGCCGACGGGACCCGTCTGGTTCTGGATCCCGGACCGGGGACCCTGGTTTACCTGGCCCGGGAGAAGATCCGCGTGGAAAAGCTCACCGGCCTCATCGTCACCCATGTGCATCTGGATCATTCCGCGGACCTCAACATCCTGGTGGACGCCCTAACCGAGGGCGGCCTTAAGCGCAGAGGGACCGTGTTTATCCCCCGCGAGGGGCTTTACGGGGAAAACGCCGTGCTACTTCCCTACCTGCGTCCCTACCTGGAACGGGTGGAGATCCTTCTTCCCCAGCAGGAATATAGGCTGGGAGAGATCGCCTTTCGCACCTCGGTGCGACATCACCACCCGGCCGAGACCTACGGCGTGGTCCTGGAGCTTTCCGGCAAACGCGTGGGCTTCGTGGTGGACACCCTTTACTTCCGGGGGCTGATCGAGAGTTATCGTGACTGTGATGTGTTGATCTTCAATGTGGTGCGCTACAGGCCTCACCCCTCACCCCAGGTGCAGCACCTGTGCGTGGCCAATGTGAAGGAGATGATCCAGGAACTGCGCCCGGAGCGGGCCGTGCTCACCCACTTCGGAATGACCATGATCCGGGCCAATCCCAAGCAGGTGGCCCAGAAGCTCTCCCGGGAGACCGGAATACCGGTGAGTGCGGCCTACGACGGCATGGTGCTCGAGATTTAG
- a CDS encoding ABC transporter substrate-binding protein yields MRTLILGLVLFCTGVSVAFGLRIVVLYPAASPVLRALGVPDGEVVGVTRHDRTYPRAVRVGSHLRPNLELIRALRPDLLVVGSRRAFPEEAARRFKARIFRYDPRTLEEILARIEALGEVLGRRREAEDLVASLRKKLAEVKPLPRPVTVVYEVSATPLKVAGSRSIVNDIIRVAGGRNLVAVPRKHVLISPERILALAPEVYIYQVGPMNRNPLPPKRRPYFRALKSRVLRVRELEFARPGLNAFSATIKLNRFFLTLQK; encoded by the coding sequence ATGAGGACTCTGATTCTAGGCCTGGTACTCTTCTGCACGGGCGTTTCGGTGGCCTTCGGTTTGCGCATCGTGGTGCTTTACCCCGCGGCCAGTCCGGTCCTGCGGGCTCTGGGAGTCCCCGACGGGGAAGTGGTGGGGGTTACCCGACACGATCGGACCTACCCCCGGGCGGTGCGGGTGGGGTCCCACCTGCGTCCCAACCTGGAACTGATCCGGGCCCTTCGTCCGGATCTCCTCGTCGTGGGCTCCCGCCGGGCCTTTCCCGAGGAGGCGGCCCGTCGGTTTAAGGCCCGGATCTTTCGCTACGATCCCCGGACGCTGGAGGAGATTCTCGCCCGCATAGAAGCTCTGGGAGAGGTCCTGGGACGCCGGCGCGAGGCCGAAGACCTGGTGGCCTCCCTCAGGAAAAAACTCGCGGAAGTGAAACCCCTTCCCCGTCCGGTCACCGTGGTTTACGAGGTTAGCGCCACGCCTCTAAAGGTGGCCGGAAGCCGGAGCATCGTGAACGACATCATTCGCGTGGCCGGAGGGCGCAACCTCGTGGCCGTGCCCCGCAAACATGTGCTCATCTCTCCGGAAAGGATTCTGGCCCTGGCCCCGGAGGTCTACATTTATCAGGTGGGACCCATGAATAGGAATCCCCTTCCCCCCAAAAGACGCCCCTATTTTCGCGCCCTGAAGAGCCGGGTCCTTCGGGTAAGGGAACTGGAATTCGCCCGCCCGGGATTGAACGCCTTTTCCGCGACCATCAAGCTCAACCGATTCTTTCTCACTCTCCAAAAATAG
- a CDS encoding ABC transporter ATP-binding protein, whose amino-acid sequence MRWIELRNFEVSRGTFRLHVPELSIPEGEMVAVVGPNGSGKSTLLSALAGLRPFRGTYLLARRPFSLYPEGERSRLLAYLPQGGRLGLPFEVFYVVLTGRYPLLSGRDYTPEDYLATEEILRLFDLEPLRRRLFGELSGGERQRVLLARTLNRASPILLLDEPLNAVDLRHQHLLIRHVRDYVRRKKGACLAVLHDLALALKYFDRFVLLQGGDLVGVYRREALSGELVGEVLGVDLSFVRHGEETLISVTV is encoded by the coding sequence ATGAGATGGATTGAGCTGCGCAACTTCGAGGTGTCGCGGGGAACCTTTCGCCTCCATGTCCCGGAACTTTCGATCCCGGAGGGAGAGATGGTGGCGGTGGTGGGGCCGAACGGAAGCGGGAAGTCCACCCTACTTTCCGCGCTGGCCGGTCTGCGACCCTTCCGGGGCACCTATCTTCTGGCCCGGCGTCCGTTTTCCCTGTACCCCGAAGGAGAGCGCTCGCGGCTTCTGGCCTACCTCCCGCAGGGAGGACGCCTGGGCCTGCCCTTTGAGGTCTTCTATGTGGTGCTCACCGGACGCTACCCCCTTCTTTCCGGACGGGACTACACCCCCGAGGATTATCTGGCCACGGAGGAGATCCTCCGTCTCTTCGATCTCGAGCCCCTGCGTCGGCGTCTTTTCGGGGAACTTTCCGGTGGAGAGCGCCAGAGGGTGCTCCTGGCCAGAACCCTCAACCGTGCCTCCCCGATCCTTCTTCTGGACGAACCCCTGAACGCCGTGGACCTGAGACACCAGCACCTTCTGATCCGTCATGTTCGGGATTATGTGCGGAGGAAAAAGGGGGCCTGCCTGGCCGTGCTTCACGATCTCGCCCTGGCGCTGAAGTACTTCGATCGTTTCGTCCTCCTCCAAGGAGGAGATCTGGTGGGGGTTTACCGCCGGGAGGCTCTCTCCGGGGAACTCGTGGGAGAGGTCCTGGGGGTGGACCTTTCCTTCGTGCGTCACGGGGAGGAGACCCTAATTTCCGTAACCGTTTAG
- a CDS encoding iron ABC transporter permease has product MGSSLSPGRDLDNRRFFSATGVLGLLWVGVFVLSLSRGAVSVDLFHPDELGRRILLEVRLPRVLLASFSGGALALSGLYFQYVMQNPLADSFTTGASASAALGAVLALLAAGEKALLPASVAGALLGLLAVLRIASLRGRLLPVTMLLAGIVVNTFASAAISLLKFLADESVASVVFWLMGGFQNADYFRAGLLALTGGLALAYGMARAPALDLTAFDEETALSSGVPLYRLRRELLFLGALLTAASVAFSGIIGFVGLIVPHLLRLAGFLRASALVPLTFLFGASFMMTADLLARTLLPQGQELPVGVLTSALGGLFFLYLLARRKRDLYEMD; this is encoded by the coding sequence ATGGGCTCCAGTTTATCTCCGGGCCGCGATCTGGACAACCGCCGGTTCTTCTCAGCCACAGGGGTTCTGGGGTTGCTGTGGGTGGGGGTGTTTGTTCTTTCGCTTAGCCGAGGGGCGGTTTCCGTGGACCTTTTTCATCCGGACGAGCTGGGCCGAAGGATTCTTCTGGAGGTGCGGTTGCCCAGGGTGTTACTGGCTTCTTTTTCCGGAGGGGCGCTCGCCCTCTCCGGGCTCTACTTCCAGTATGTCATGCAGAATCCCCTGGCCGATTCCTTTACCACCGGGGCCTCCGCCTCGGCGGCCCTGGGGGCGGTCCTGGCCCTTCTGGCCGCGGGGGAGAAGGCCCTTCTTCCGGCTTCCGTGGCCGGAGCCCTCCTGGGACTCCTTGCCGTCCTCCGCATCGCCTCCCTCAGGGGCCGGCTTCTTCCGGTAACCATGCTGCTGGCCGGGATAGTGGTGAACACCTTCGCCTCCGCGGCTATAAGTCTGCTCAAGTTCCTGGCCGACGAATCCGTGGCCTCGGTGGTTTTCTGGCTCATGGGAGGTTTTCAGAACGCCGATTACTTTCGCGCCGGGCTGCTCGCCCTGACCGGGGGGCTGGCCCTTGCTTACGGGATGGCTCGGGCCCCGGCCCTGGACCTCACCGCCTTCGACGAGGAGACCGCTCTTTCTAGCGGGGTCCCGCTCTACCGCCTGCGCAGGGAACTCCTCTTCCTGGGAGCCCTTCTTACCGCCGCAAGCGTGGCCTTTTCGGGAATTATCGGGTTCGTGGGGCTGATCGTGCCTCACCTTCTCCGACTGGCGGGATTCCTGCGGGCCTCGGCCCTGGTGCCCCTGACCTTCCTCTTCGGGGCCTCATTCATGATGACGGCCGATCTCCTGGCACGCACCCTTCTTCCTCAGGGGCAGGAGCTTCCGGTGGGAGTGCTGACCTCCGCCCTGGGGGGCCTCTTCTTTCTCTATCTCCTGGCCCGGCGCAAGAGGGACCTCTATGAGATGGATTGA
- a CDS encoding precorrin-8X methylmutase encodes MKVSVLWVVESSIKRFFPPSKGSFRVLEEEEFRQRLAALDPAGDGLLLVGTAGSESFRRRIREGVRPHGRTVILWEEASPDLRREALTLLEKDPAPGEIESLSMATISSLIRLSSFPEEAHPLILRLIHASGDPDLAETLVLHPRAVGVATSLLREGKSVVVDVEMVASGVNRRRLEELGGRLFCAVAEGDHPPPGHTRTAYGMEKLLREHPEIGVVAVGNAPTALLAALRVLEENPRPVMVIGFPVGFVRAAEAKLVLTRSSLPHLTNYGSRGGSALAAAAVNALLRMAHGAA; translated from the coding sequence ATGAAAGTATCCGTCCTGTGGGTGGTGGAATCCAGTATAAAGAGATTTTTTCCTCCCTCAAAGGGTAGCTTTCGGGTGCTTGAAGAGGAGGAATTTCGACAACGCCTTGCGGCTCTCGATCCCGCGGGGGATGGCCTCCTTCTCGTGGGCACGGCCGGATCGGAGTCCTTCCGGCGCAGGATCAGGGAAGGGGTGAGGCCCCACGGCAGGACCGTAATCCTGTGGGAGGAGGCCTCCCCGGATCTCCGGCGGGAGGCCCTGACTCTCCTGGAAAAGGACCCCGCCCCCGGGGAAATAGAGTCCCTGAGCATGGCCACGATCTCCTCTCTGATCCGGCTCTCCTCTTTTCCCGAGGAAGCCCATCCCCTGATTCTCCGCCTGATTCACGCCTCCGGGGATCCGGATCTGGCGGAGACCCTGGTGCTCCATCCCCGAGCCGTGGGGGTAGCCACCTCCCTTCTGCGGGAGGGGAAATCCGTAGTGGTGGATGTGGAGATGGTGGCCTCGGGGGTGAATAGGCGAAGACTTGAGGAACTGGGAGGGAGACTCTTCTGTGCCGTGGCGGAGGGAGACCATCCACCGCCTGGGCACACCCGCACCGCTTACGGAATGGAAAAGCTCCTGCGCGAGCATCCCGAAATAGGAGTGGTGGCGGTGGGGAACGCCCCCACCGCCCTTCTTGCGGCCCTGCGGGTTCTCGAGGAAAATCCCCGTCCGGTGATGGTGATCGGGTTCCCGGTGGGGTTCGTGCGGGCGGCGGAGGCCAAGCTAGTCCTGACCCGATCTTCCCTTCCGCACCTCACCAATTACGGCTCCCGCGGGGGCTCGGCCCTTGCCGCCGCGGCCGTGAACGCTCTCCTGCGCATGGCCCATGGGGCGGCGTAA